One Primulina tabacum isolate GXHZ01 chromosome 10, ASM2559414v2, whole genome shotgun sequence DNA segment encodes these proteins:
- the LOC142505004 gene encoding uncharacterized protein LOC142505004 → MRGLELRLQQKAVQRDLIVLPLSKFDIILGMDWLSSHGAVIDFCQRLVSVRPPSGKPFVFEAVKYQQFPQVISCMCARKLIKKGWQEYLASIISVTEPVSQKLEDIDVVREFSGVFPDDVAGIPPDREVDFSIELMPGTLPISKASYRLALAEMKELKDQIQDLLDKEQRGAQSSSEDSVADSTG, encoded by the exons ATGAGAGGATTGGAGCTCAGATTGCAGCAGAAGGCAGTACAGAGAGATCTGATAGTACTACCGCTGTCAAAGTTTGATATCATACTGGGCATGGACTGGCTCTCTTCTCATGGAGCAGTCATAGATTTTTGCCAGAGGTTAGTGTCTGTCAGACCTCCAAGTGGGAAACCGTTTGTTTTTGAGGCAGTTAAATATCAGCAGTTCCCGcaggtcatttcctgcatgtgtgcgaggaagcttatcaaGAAAGGCTGGCAGGAATACTTAGCCAGCATCATATCAGTGACAGAGCCAGTCAGTCAGAAGTTGGAGGACATTGATGTGGTCAGGGAGTTCTCCGGAGTTTTCCCTGACGACGTTGCAGGCAtaccaccagacagagaggtggacttttcgattgagctcatgccagggACATTGCCGATATCTAAGGCATCCTATCGATTAGCACTtgcagagatgaaagagctcAAGGATCAGATTCAAGATCTActggataagg agcagagaggagcacagtcatCATCTGAGGACAGTGTTGCAGACTCTACAGGATAG